One window of Apteryx mantelli isolate bAptMan1 chromosome 8, bAptMan1.hap1, whole genome shotgun sequence genomic DNA carries:
- the AGL gene encoding glycogen debranching enzyme isoform X3 gives MPSAGQTRLLHLGEMEKLDKTLFRLEQGFELQFRLGPTLQGKHVTVCTNYPASGEVFDRRKFRTLLWHNPTGKEDDSDKYCKLDLQISGSYQYYFSLGNEKSGGGYIVVDPILRVGADNHVLPLDCVTLQTFLAKCLGPFHEWEDRLKVAKETGYNMIHFTPLQKLGLSRSCYSLADQLEVNTEFSSHNKKCTWSDIGALVEKMKNEWNMLCITDVVYNHTAANSEWLRMHPECGYNLVNSPHLKPAWVLDRALWHLTCMVAEGKYIDKGVPPLIENDHHLNCIRKIIWEDIYPKIKLWEFFQVDVNKAVQQFKTLLTQGKMSTKSDPNQHLQIVQDPNYKRLGCTVDMDIALATFIPRSNGPAAIEECCNWFRKRIEELNAEQYRQTNHHQEQAVNCLVGSVVYERLAGHGPKLGPITRKYPLVTRYFTYPFKDLTVEEEETMIHQPDKACYFMAHNGWVMGDDPLKNFAEPGSNVYLRRELICWGDSVKLRYGEKPEDCPYLWAHMKKYTEITAKYFHGVRLDNCHSTPIHVAEYMLDTARKLRADLYIVAELFTGNEELDNIFVNSLGITSLIREAMTAYNSHEEGRLVYRFGGEPVGSFVQPRLRPLMPAIAHALFMDITHDNECPIQHRSAYDALPSAMIVSMACCATGSTKGYDELVPHQISVVSEERFYSKWNTAAHLTSGEANFQTGILAGRLAINRLHQELGAKGFNQVYVDQVDEDIVAVTRHCPNTHQSVVAVSRTAFRDPKTSFYSKEVPEMCIPGKIEEVVLEARTIERNAGPYKKDEHFINGLPNFTVELREHIQIKDSKIIKQAGTAIKGPNEFVQEIEFENLTPGSVIVFRVSLDPKAQEAVGVLRNHLIQFSPHFKSGSLPDDHSAPILTTLFSSIASKLTLADLNQVLYRCEAEEQEDGGGCYNIPNWSPLKYAGLQGLMSVMADIRPKNDLGHPFCDNLRSGDWMIDYVSNRLISRAGACAEVGKWLKAMFVYLKRIPRYLIPCYFDAILVGAYTTLLDVAWHQMSSFVQNGSTFVKHLSLGSVQMCGIGKYSCLPDLSPSLHDVPWRLNEITNEKEQCCVSLAAGLPHFSSGIFRSWGRDTFIALRGLMLITGRYLEARNIILAFAGTLRHGLIPNLLGQGTHARFNCRDAVWWWLQCIQDYCKIVPNGLDILRCPVSRMYPRDDSSPQPAGTVDQPLYEVIQEAMQRHVEGINFRERNAGPQIDQNMRDEGFNVTAGVDHATGFVFGGNRFNCGTWMDKMGESDRARNRGIPATPRDGSAVEIVGLCKSTVHWLQDLFKKNVFPYPGVTIKRHGKEETITYDEWNRKIQGHFERLFFVSENPADPNEKHPKLVHKRGIYKDSYGASSPWCDYQLRPNFTIAMVVAPELFTPQKAWKALQIAEEKLLGPLGMKTLDPENGCGLLDTFFVPNCTSQS, from the exons ATGCCGAGCGCGGGGCAGACGCGGCTGCTGCACCTCGGCGAGATGGAGAAGCTGGACAAGACCCTCTTCAGGCTGGAGCAAg gTTTTGAACTACAGTTCCGACTAGGCCCAACTCTTCAAGGCAAGCATGTTACCGTGTGTACTAACTATCCAGCTTCTGGAGAAGTGTTTGATCGCCGCAAGTTCAGGACATTATTGTGGCACAATCCTACAGGAAAAGAAGATGACTCTGACAAATATTGCAAACTGGATCTCCAGATTTCTGGGTCATACCAGTATTATTTCAGTCTTGG AAATGAGAAAAGTGGTGGAGGTTACATAGTTGTGGATCCAATTTTGCGTGTTGGAGCTGATAATCATGTGTTGCCTTTGGATTGTGTTACCCTCCAGACATTCCTTGCTAAGTGTCTGGGACCGTTTCATGAATGGGAAGATAGGCTTAAAGTTGCAAAAGAAACAG GTTACAATATGATTCATTTTACACCACTTCAGAAACTTGGACTGTCTAGATCTTGTTATTCACTGGCTGATCAGTTAGAAGTAAATACTGAATTTTCAAGTCATAATAAAAAGTGCACTTGGAGCGATATAGGAGCTCttgtggaaaaaatgaagaatgaatGGAATATGCTTTGCATCACAGATGTAGTCTACAATCATACTG CTGCTAACAGCGAATGGCTCAGGATGCATCCAGAATGTGGCTATAATCTTGTAAATTCTCCTCACCTGAAGCCAGCTTGGGTCTTAGATAGAGCTCTCTGGCACTTGACCTGTATGGTGGCTGAAGGAAAGTATATCGATAAAGGAGTCCCTCCTTTAATTGAAAATGATCATCACCTGAAT tGTATCCGTAAAATAATCTGGGAAGATATATATCCAAAAATTAAACTATGGGAATTTTTCCAAGTGGATGTTAACAAAGCTGTGCAGCAATTTAAAACCCTTCTAACTCAAG GCAAAATGAGCACTAAATCTGATCCAAATCAACATCTTCAAATAGTTCAGGATCCTAATTATAAACGACTTGGCTGTACCGTAGATATGGATATAGCATTGGCAACTTTCATACCACGCAG CAATGGACCAGCTGCAATAGAAGAGTGTTGTAACTGGTTTCGCAAGAGAATCGAAGAACTGAATGCTGAACAATACAGACAAACTAATCACCATCAAGAGCAG GCTGTCAACTGCCTTGTGGGGAGTGTGGTTTATGAACGACTGGCTGGTCATGGTCCTAAACTGGGTCCTATTACTAGAAAATACCCTTTAGTTACCAG ATATTTTACATATCCGTTCAAAGACCTGACtgtggaggaagaagaaactATGATACATCAGCCAGATAAGGCTTGTTATTTCATGGCCCATAACGGCTGGGTAATGGGAGATGATCCTCTTAAAAACTTTGCTGAACCAG GCTCAAATGTTTATTTGAGGAGAGAGCTTATTTGTTGGGGAGACAGCGTGAAACTGCGTTATGGTGAAAAACCAGAAGATTGTCCTTACCTCTGGGCACATatgaaaaaatatacagaaattacTGCCAAATATTTTCATGGTGTTCGTCTTGACAACTGTCACTCAACACCTATTCATGTAGCTGAG TACATGCTGGACACAGCTAGAAAATTGCGAGCCGATTTGTATATAGTGGCTGAACTGTTCACAGGAAATGAGGAGCTGGACAATATCTTTGTGAATAGTCTGGGCATTACCTCCTTAATAAGAG AGGCAATGACTGCTTATAATAGCCATGAAGAGGGAAGATTAGTTTATCGTTTTGGAGGAGAACCTGTTGGCTCTTTTGTTCAGCCACGTTTGAGACCTTTGATGCCAGCTATTGCTCATGCACTGTTTATGGATATTACACATGATAATGAATGTCCAATTCAG CACCGATCTGCATACGATGCTCTTCCTAGTGCAATGATTGTTTCCATGGCATGCTGTGCTACAGGAAGCACCAAAGGCTATGACGAGCTAGTGCCACACCAG ATTTCTGTAGTATCTGAAGAGAGGTTTTATTCAAAATGGAATACAGCAGCACACCTGACTTCTGGTGAAGCTAATTTCCAAACAGGAATTTTGGCAGGAAGGCTGGCTATAAACAGGCTGCATCAGGAGCTGGGGGCTAAAGGCTTTAATCAG GTGTATGTGGATCAAGTTGATGAAGATATAGTGGCAGTGACGAGACACTGTCCTAACACACATCAGTCTGTTGTGGCTGTAAGTCGAACTGCTTTCAGAGATCCTAAAACTTCCTTCTACAGTAAAGAAGTACCTGAAATGTGTATCCCAG GAAAAATTGAGGAAGTAGTACTTGAGGCTAGAACTATTGAGAGAAATGCTGGTCCTTACAAAAAAGATGAGCATTTTATAAATGGATTGCCTAATTTCACAGTGGAACTCAGAGAACATATCCAG aTTAAAGACAGTAAAATTATAAAGCAAGCTGGAACTGCCATAAAAGGGCCAAATGAATTCGTTCAAGAAATAGAATTTGAAAATTTAACACCAGGAAGTGTAATAGTGTTCAG AGTTAGTCTCGACCCAaaggcacaggaggctgttggtGTACTCCGCAATCATCTGATCCAGTTCAGTCCTCATTTTAAATCTGGAAGTCTTCCTGATGATCATTCGGCACCAATATTAACAACTCTATTTTCTTC TATTGCATCTAAACTAACTTTGGCTGACCTAAATCAAGTACTATATAGGTGTGAGGCAGAAGAACAAGAAGATGGTGGAGGTTGTTACAATATACCAAACTGGTCACCGCTGAAGTATGCAGGTCTCCAAG GGTTAATGTCAGTGATGGCAGACATTAGACCAAAGAATGATTTGGGTCATCCATTTTGTGATAATTTAAGATCTGGAGATTGGATGATTGACTATGTCAGTAATCGTCTGATTTCACGTGCGGGAGCCTGTGCAGAA GTTGGTAAGTGGTTGAAGGCCATGTTTGTCTACTTAAAGAGAATTCCACGTTACCTTATCCCATGTTACTTTGATGCCATATTAGTGGGTGCATACACAACACTTCTGGATGTGGCATGGCATCAGATGTCTAG CTTTGTGCAGAATGGATCAACATTTGTTAAACACCTTTCGCTGGGTTCAGTCCAGATGTGTGGGATAGGAAAGTATTCCTGCCTGCCAGACCTGTCGCCTTCCTTACATGATGTTCCCTGGAGGCTGAATGAGATTACAAAtgagaaagaacagtgctgtgtttCCTTGGCAGCTG GTTTACCTCACTTTTCTTCTGGAATTTTTCGCTCTTGGGGAAGGGATACCTTTATTGCACTGAGAGGTCTAATGTTAATTACTGGACGTTATCTAGAAGCAAG AAACATAATTTTAGCATTTGCTGGGACTTTAAGGCATGGTCTCATTCCCAATCTGCTTGGCCAGGGAACACATGCCAGGTTCAACTGTCGTGATGCTGTATGGTGGTGGCTTCAGTGTATCCAGGATTATTGTAAAATTGTTCCAAATGGATTAGACATTCTCAGGTGTCCTGTGTCTAGGATGTATCCAAGAGATGACTCTTCTCCTCAGCCTGCAGGCACTGTG GATCAGCCACTTTATGAAGTAATACAGGAAGCAATGCAACGACACGTGGAAGGCATAAACTTCAGAGAAAGGAATGCTGGTCCACAGATAGATCAAAACATGAGAGATGAAG GTTTTAATGTAACTGCAGGTGTTGACCATGCAACTGGCTTTGTCTTTGGAGGGAACCGGTTCAACTGTGGCACCTGGATGGATAAAATGGGAGAGAGTGACAGAGCTCGTAACAGAGGAATACCTGCTACTCCGAG AGATGGCTCTGCTGTGGAAATTGTTGGTCTGTGCAAGTCAACTGTTCACTGGTTGCAggatttatttaagaaaaatgtgtttccaTACCCTGGAGTCACCATAAAAAGACACG GCAAGGAGGAGACTATCACATATGATGAGTGGAACAGAAAAATTCAAGGACACTTTGAAAGGTTGTTCTTTGTCTCTGAGAACCCAGCAGATCCTAATGAAAAACATCCAAAACTCGTTCACAAACGTGGAATTTACAAAGACAGCTATGGAGCTTCAAGTCCATGGTGCGATTACCAACTCAGGCCAAATTTTACAATAGCGATGGTTGTG
- the AGL gene encoding glycogen debranching enzyme isoform X4 — MPSAGQTRLLHLGEMEKLDKTLFRLEQGFELQFRLGPTLQGKHVTVCTNYPASGEVFDRRKFRTLLWHNPTGKEDDSDKYCKLDLQISGSYQYYFSLGNEKSGGGYIVVDPILRVGADNHVLPLDCVTLQTFLAKCLGPFHEWEDRLKVAKETGYNMIHFTPLQKLGLSRSCYSLADQLEVNTEFSSHNKKCTWSDIGALVEKMKNEWNMLCITDVVYNHTAANSEWLRMHPECGYNLVNSPHLKPAWVLDRALWHLTCMVAEGKYIDKGVPPLIENDHHLNCIRKIIWEDIYPKIKLWEFFQVDVNKAVQQFKTLLTQGKMSTKSDPNQHLQIVQDPNYKRLGCTVDMDIALATFIPRSNGPAAIEECCNWFRKRIEELNAEQYRQTNHHQEQAVNCLVGSVVYERLAGHGPKLGPITRKYPLVTRYFTYPFKDLTVEEEETMIHQPDKACYFMAHNGWVMGDDPLKNFAEPGSNVYLRRELICWGDSVKLRYGEKPEDCPYLWAHMKKYTEITAKYFHGVRLDNCHSTPIHVAEYMLDTARKLRADLYIVAELFTGNEELDNIFVNSLGITSLIREAMTAYNSHEEGRLVYRFGGEPVGSFVQPRLRPLMPAIAHALFMDITHDNECPIQHRSAYDALPSAMIVSMACCATGSTKGYDELVPHQISVVSEERFYSKWNTAAHLTSGEANFQTGILAGRLAINRLHQELGAKGFNQVYVDQVDEDIVAVTRHCPNTHQSVVAVSRTAFRDPKTSFYSKEVPEMCIPGKIEEVVLEARTIERNAGPYKKDEHFINGLPNFTVELREHIQIKDSKIIKQAGTAIKGPNEFVQEIEFENLTPGSVIVFRVSLDPKAQEAVGVLRNHLIQFSPHFKSGSLPDDHSAPILTTLFSSIASKLTLADLNQVLYRCEAEEQEDGGGCYNIPNWSPLKYAGLQGLMSVMADIRPKNDLGHPFCDNLRSGDWMIDYVSNRLISRAGACAEVGKWLKAMFVYLKRIPRYLIPCYFDAILVGAYTTLLDVAWHQMSSFVQNGSTFVKHLSLGSVQMCGIGKYSCLPDLSPSLHDVPWRLNEITNEKEQCCVSLAAGLPHFSSGIFRSWGRDTFIALRGLMLITGRYLEARNIILAFAGTLRHGLIPNLLGQGTHARFNCRDAVWWWLQCIQDYCKIVPNGLDILRCPVSRMYPRDDSSPQPAGTVDQPLYEVIQEAMQRHVEGINFRERNAGPQIDQNMRDEGFNVTAGVDHATGFVFGGNRFNCGTWMDKMGESDRARNRGIPATPRQGGDYHI; from the exons ATGCCGAGCGCGGGGCAGACGCGGCTGCTGCACCTCGGCGAGATGGAGAAGCTGGACAAGACCCTCTTCAGGCTGGAGCAAg gTTTTGAACTACAGTTCCGACTAGGCCCAACTCTTCAAGGCAAGCATGTTACCGTGTGTACTAACTATCCAGCTTCTGGAGAAGTGTTTGATCGCCGCAAGTTCAGGACATTATTGTGGCACAATCCTACAGGAAAAGAAGATGACTCTGACAAATATTGCAAACTGGATCTCCAGATTTCTGGGTCATACCAGTATTATTTCAGTCTTGG AAATGAGAAAAGTGGTGGAGGTTACATAGTTGTGGATCCAATTTTGCGTGTTGGAGCTGATAATCATGTGTTGCCTTTGGATTGTGTTACCCTCCAGACATTCCTTGCTAAGTGTCTGGGACCGTTTCATGAATGGGAAGATAGGCTTAAAGTTGCAAAAGAAACAG GTTACAATATGATTCATTTTACACCACTTCAGAAACTTGGACTGTCTAGATCTTGTTATTCACTGGCTGATCAGTTAGAAGTAAATACTGAATTTTCAAGTCATAATAAAAAGTGCACTTGGAGCGATATAGGAGCTCttgtggaaaaaatgaagaatgaatGGAATATGCTTTGCATCACAGATGTAGTCTACAATCATACTG CTGCTAACAGCGAATGGCTCAGGATGCATCCAGAATGTGGCTATAATCTTGTAAATTCTCCTCACCTGAAGCCAGCTTGGGTCTTAGATAGAGCTCTCTGGCACTTGACCTGTATGGTGGCTGAAGGAAAGTATATCGATAAAGGAGTCCCTCCTTTAATTGAAAATGATCATCACCTGAAT tGTATCCGTAAAATAATCTGGGAAGATATATATCCAAAAATTAAACTATGGGAATTTTTCCAAGTGGATGTTAACAAAGCTGTGCAGCAATTTAAAACCCTTCTAACTCAAG GCAAAATGAGCACTAAATCTGATCCAAATCAACATCTTCAAATAGTTCAGGATCCTAATTATAAACGACTTGGCTGTACCGTAGATATGGATATAGCATTGGCAACTTTCATACCACGCAG CAATGGACCAGCTGCAATAGAAGAGTGTTGTAACTGGTTTCGCAAGAGAATCGAAGAACTGAATGCTGAACAATACAGACAAACTAATCACCATCAAGAGCAG GCTGTCAACTGCCTTGTGGGGAGTGTGGTTTATGAACGACTGGCTGGTCATGGTCCTAAACTGGGTCCTATTACTAGAAAATACCCTTTAGTTACCAG ATATTTTACATATCCGTTCAAAGACCTGACtgtggaggaagaagaaactATGATACATCAGCCAGATAAGGCTTGTTATTTCATGGCCCATAACGGCTGGGTAATGGGAGATGATCCTCTTAAAAACTTTGCTGAACCAG GCTCAAATGTTTATTTGAGGAGAGAGCTTATTTGTTGGGGAGACAGCGTGAAACTGCGTTATGGTGAAAAACCAGAAGATTGTCCTTACCTCTGGGCACATatgaaaaaatatacagaaattacTGCCAAATATTTTCATGGTGTTCGTCTTGACAACTGTCACTCAACACCTATTCATGTAGCTGAG TACATGCTGGACACAGCTAGAAAATTGCGAGCCGATTTGTATATAGTGGCTGAACTGTTCACAGGAAATGAGGAGCTGGACAATATCTTTGTGAATAGTCTGGGCATTACCTCCTTAATAAGAG AGGCAATGACTGCTTATAATAGCCATGAAGAGGGAAGATTAGTTTATCGTTTTGGAGGAGAACCTGTTGGCTCTTTTGTTCAGCCACGTTTGAGACCTTTGATGCCAGCTATTGCTCATGCACTGTTTATGGATATTACACATGATAATGAATGTCCAATTCAG CACCGATCTGCATACGATGCTCTTCCTAGTGCAATGATTGTTTCCATGGCATGCTGTGCTACAGGAAGCACCAAAGGCTATGACGAGCTAGTGCCACACCAG ATTTCTGTAGTATCTGAAGAGAGGTTTTATTCAAAATGGAATACAGCAGCACACCTGACTTCTGGTGAAGCTAATTTCCAAACAGGAATTTTGGCAGGAAGGCTGGCTATAAACAGGCTGCATCAGGAGCTGGGGGCTAAAGGCTTTAATCAG GTGTATGTGGATCAAGTTGATGAAGATATAGTGGCAGTGACGAGACACTGTCCTAACACACATCAGTCTGTTGTGGCTGTAAGTCGAACTGCTTTCAGAGATCCTAAAACTTCCTTCTACAGTAAAGAAGTACCTGAAATGTGTATCCCAG GAAAAATTGAGGAAGTAGTACTTGAGGCTAGAACTATTGAGAGAAATGCTGGTCCTTACAAAAAAGATGAGCATTTTATAAATGGATTGCCTAATTTCACAGTGGAACTCAGAGAACATATCCAG aTTAAAGACAGTAAAATTATAAAGCAAGCTGGAACTGCCATAAAAGGGCCAAATGAATTCGTTCAAGAAATAGAATTTGAAAATTTAACACCAGGAAGTGTAATAGTGTTCAG AGTTAGTCTCGACCCAaaggcacaggaggctgttggtGTACTCCGCAATCATCTGATCCAGTTCAGTCCTCATTTTAAATCTGGAAGTCTTCCTGATGATCATTCGGCACCAATATTAACAACTCTATTTTCTTC TATTGCATCTAAACTAACTTTGGCTGACCTAAATCAAGTACTATATAGGTGTGAGGCAGAAGAACAAGAAGATGGTGGAGGTTGTTACAATATACCAAACTGGTCACCGCTGAAGTATGCAGGTCTCCAAG GGTTAATGTCAGTGATGGCAGACATTAGACCAAAGAATGATTTGGGTCATCCATTTTGTGATAATTTAAGATCTGGAGATTGGATGATTGACTATGTCAGTAATCGTCTGATTTCACGTGCGGGAGCCTGTGCAGAA GTTGGTAAGTGGTTGAAGGCCATGTTTGTCTACTTAAAGAGAATTCCACGTTACCTTATCCCATGTTACTTTGATGCCATATTAGTGGGTGCATACACAACACTTCTGGATGTGGCATGGCATCAGATGTCTAG CTTTGTGCAGAATGGATCAACATTTGTTAAACACCTTTCGCTGGGTTCAGTCCAGATGTGTGGGATAGGAAAGTATTCCTGCCTGCCAGACCTGTCGCCTTCCTTACATGATGTTCCCTGGAGGCTGAATGAGATTACAAAtgagaaagaacagtgctgtgtttCCTTGGCAGCTG GTTTACCTCACTTTTCTTCTGGAATTTTTCGCTCTTGGGGAAGGGATACCTTTATTGCACTGAGAGGTCTAATGTTAATTACTGGACGTTATCTAGAAGCAAG AAACATAATTTTAGCATTTGCTGGGACTTTAAGGCATGGTCTCATTCCCAATCTGCTTGGCCAGGGAACACATGCCAGGTTCAACTGTCGTGATGCTGTATGGTGGTGGCTTCAGTGTATCCAGGATTATTGTAAAATTGTTCCAAATGGATTAGACATTCTCAGGTGTCCTGTGTCTAGGATGTATCCAAGAGATGACTCTTCTCCTCAGCCTGCAGGCACTGTG GATCAGCCACTTTATGAAGTAATACAGGAAGCAATGCAACGACACGTGGAAGGCATAAACTTCAGAGAAAGGAATGCTGGTCCACAGATAGATCAAAACATGAGAGATGAAG GTTTTAATGTAACTGCAGGTGTTGACCATGCAACTGGCTTTGTCTTTGGAGGGAACCGGTTCAACTGTGGCACCTGGATGGATAAAATGGGAGAGAGTGACAGAGCTCGTAACAGAGGAATACCTGCTACTCCGAG GCAAGGAGGAGACTATCACATATGA